The following proteins are encoded in a genomic region of Acidobacteriota bacterium:
- a CDS encoding VWA domain-containing protein: MKIKLSGLAALFAFFAAGQLYAQQPTPTPAPDETVKVTTSLVQMDVVVTDKSGVVVKGLEPEDFIITQDGKPQTITSVTFVDSNTAQRTRIVSTTSKIEKRAIPVPPANVRSRQGRIITFVLDDGNCLASPASLAMMRDDIKKFVDQKMQPDDRVAIYRTKGGSSLMQIYSSNKELLKRKLNKINLIVSGACNSAFEPLRDNSTLKATGTGAATFENEESKKARKDNEDRDRRNHVAGTIGVLNFVVERLKNVPQRKTLFLLSDGLLTKFDSDSYDALRDLADKAARASVVINTISAKGVTVSGMLMAQDEVLPGIINGPDNTGIASQERIDEERALNEGISYLAYATGGKFVRNSNDLAREVTRVLDSTTGYYLIAYEPDEETFSGKAFHKIDVKVTKPDLELSFRKGFYGRTEKETQTVYKSADSPLFQAISSPLDETGLDIQMTTLLGKDERAVGFVRLIVHIQGSDITFTDEPSGEKKAVFDVVAVILDEKGKIADEFNRTYPIRIPARGLSTVQRNGIDFSTDIPLKRSGIYTLRLALRDNNSKRLGTAGDLIDIPDPKSDKLLVSGLITSELSPDGQPKPFVGRPISAAFAPVFSLSAPSIRQFRSGSALPYVFTINNVRFDNSSASGRITKEVRLYRNGELIDTEAERPLETTGQSRAGINEHSGLKSLGDDLLPGEYALQVIIRDKVKNMVSSQSIDFEIID, from the coding sequence ATGAAGATCAAACTATCCGGACTCGCCGCTTTGTTCGCCTTTTTTGCGGCAGGTCAGTTATACGCTCAACAACCGACCCCGACGCCCGCACCGGACGAAACAGTGAAAGTAACCACCTCGCTTGTACAAATGGACGTGGTCGTTACTGACAAAAGCGGAGTTGTTGTAAAAGGCCTCGAGCCAGAGGATTTTATCATTACGCAGGACGGCAAGCCCCAAACGATAACCAGCGTTACATTTGTCGATTCGAATACTGCGCAAAGAACGCGTATTGTGTCAACAACAAGCAAGATCGAAAAGCGTGCTATTCCGGTCCCGCCGGCGAATGTACGGTCGCGTCAGGGCCGAATCATCACATTTGTACTCGATGACGGTAATTGTCTCGCTTCGCCCGCAAGCCTCGCGATGATGCGCGATGACATTAAAAAATTCGTCGATCAAAAAATGCAGCCGGACGACCGCGTTGCCATATACCGCACTAAGGGCGGATCGAGTTTGATGCAGATCTATTCTTCCAACAAAGAGTTGCTCAAGCGCAAGTTGAATAAGATCAATCTGATAGTATCCGGCGCGTGCAACAGTGCATTTGAACCTCTTCGTGATAATTCAACCTTGAAAGCCACTGGTACCGGTGCGGCGACATTTGAAAATGAGGAGAGCAAAAAGGCGCGAAAGGACAACGAAGATCGTGACCGCCGTAATCATGTCGCCGGGACGATCGGTGTTTTGAATTTCGTTGTCGAACGGCTCAAAAACGTGCCGCAGCGAAAAACCCTATTTCTGCTCTCTGACGGACTTCTCACAAAATTTGACTCCGATTCATACGATGCTCTCCGTGATCTGGCTGATAAGGCGGCGCGAGCATCCGTAGTGATCAATACGATCAGTGCAAAAGGCGTTACCGTTTCGGGCATGCTAATGGCTCAGGATGAAGTGCTGCCGGGGATAATAAACGGGCCGGACAATACTGGAATCGCGAGCCAAGAACGCATAGACGAAGAAAGGGCTCTAAACGAAGGGATCTCGTACCTGGCGTACGCGACCGGCGGAAAATTTGTCCGCAACAGCAACGACCTCGCTAGGGAAGTGACGCGTGTTCTCGATTCGACCACCGGTTACTATTTGATCGCTTACGAACCGGACGAAGAGACATTCAGCGGCAAAGCGTTTCATAAGATAGATGTGAAAGTAACCAAACCCGATCTAGAATTGAGCTTTCGTAAAGGGTTTTACGGAAGGACAGAGAAAGAGACGCAAACAGTTTATAAGTCTGCCGACAGCCCCTTGTTTCAGGCGATCAGTTCGCCGCTTGACGAGACCGGATTGGATATTCAGATGACGACGTTGCTCGGCAAAGATGAGAGAGCTGTCGGTTTTGTCCGCCTGATCGTTCACATTCAGGGCTCTGACATCACATTTACCGACGAACCATCAGGCGAAAAAAAGGCCGTATTTGATGTGGTGGCGGTCATTTTAGATGAGAAAGGAAAGATCGCGGATGAATTTAACCGAACTTACCCGATTCGCATACCTGCACGCGGACTATCTACAGTTCAGCGTAATGGGATCGATTTTTCGACGGATATTCCTTTGAAAAGATCCGGAATCTACACGCTACGACTCGCATTGCGCGACAATAATTCGAAGCGTTTGGGAACAGCCGGCGATCTTATTGATATTCCTGATCCGAAAAGCGATAAATTGCTCGTTTCAGGTTTGATCACATCTGAATTATCACCTGACGGCCAGCCCAAGCCATTTGTCGGCAGGCCCATAAGCGCGGCGTTTGCACCGGTCTTTTCCTTAAGTGCTCCGTCGATCAGACAGTTTCGTTCCGGCTCGGCGCTCCCTTACGTATTTACCATCAATAACGTCCGTTTTGATAATTCAAGCGCTTCAGGCCGAATCACCAAAGAGGTGCGCTTGTACCGGAACGGCGAGTTGATCGATACCGAAGCCGAGAGGCCGCTCGAAACGACCGGCCAATCACGGGCAGGTATCAATGAACATTCGGGCCTTAAGAGCCTCGGTGATGACCTTTTGCCGGGTGAATATGCATTACAGGTAATAATCCGCGATAAGGTCAAGAACATGGTCTCATCGCAATCGATCGATTTTGAGATCATTGATTGA
- a CDS encoding sigma 54-interacting transcriptional regulator, with protein MQIELENSPKLSPERRAKMQEAREAIIYRLSRDLPTDIDLKRFLNVVVSEVGRMLDVDRCDLLQLGDGKELKISHEWRKDRSVPKSEGTTIPFDSVRLGERFDITKPVRINDTSKTKDATLKFFTKALETKSLLIIPIRLRDQVLGLLGLHDTHSPRVWLDEEVAFLESIAQQLAIGYQYTSLYVTQEQETRRTNALLEIANTLNSSSDFKEVSADVLERAIGLVGADYGALGVLDQSGKRISLASFKSAEGIKLGKILKMIEQHNKSLDVDSFSALGELLRDGKTLRLVDSQLPFAIRLFFNTQLGGKAALVTPVHVAGKAFGLLGFVWSKESSFADHDVALVEGIADQIGTALERDQLSAEVMRLKSELHQRQSEIVGQAPSIRRAIELGLNVADTNTTVLITGESGTGKELIANLIHYNSGRENRPYIKINCGAIPETLLESELFGHEKGAFTDARSQRQGRFEEANGGTLFLDEIGEMSLQAQVRLLRVLQDGEFTRVGGKQLLKTDVRVIAATNSDLEKAIEEGAFRKDLFYRLSVFPISLPALRERSEDVHLLVFHFLESYKQKSGRFISGISKEAMRALVNYEWPGNVRELENAIERAVIIASGRQIELSDLPEAISRTAAGAMAFVRQERATAAGEGRAFGIEIEMPSTFDEIEKQVIEATLDYTGGDKSHAARLLNIGRKTLYRKLGEYEIENQ; from the coding sequence ATGCAGATCGAATTAGAAAATTCCCCGAAACTCTCACCTGAGCGGCGAGCGAAGATGCAGGAAGCCCGCGAGGCCATCATCTACCGCCTCTCTCGCGATCTGCCTACTGACATCGACCTTAAGCGATTTCTAAACGTTGTCGTTTCCGAGGTGGGCCGGATGCTTGACGTTGACCGCTGCGACCTTCTACAGCTCGGCGATGGCAAGGAACTGAAAATAAGCCATGAATGGCGAAAGGACCGCAGTGTGCCGAAAAGCGAAGGTACGACGATTCCGTTTGACTCGGTGAGGCTCGGTGAGCGATTCGACATTACAAAGCCGGTAAGGATCAACGACACGTCGAAGACCAAAGACGCAACACTCAAGTTCTTTACAAAAGCTCTCGAAACAAAGTCGCTGCTGATAATTCCCATTCGATTGAGGGATCAGGTTCTCGGGTTGCTTGGCCTGCACGATACACACAGCCCGCGCGTGTGGCTCGACGAGGAGGTCGCTTTTCTTGAGTCGATCGCTCAGCAACTCGCAATCGGGTATCAATACACCAGCCTTTACGTCACACAAGAGCAAGAAACTCGACGAACTAACGCATTGTTAGAGATCGCTAATACACTTAATTCGTCGTCAGACTTTAAGGAGGTATCGGCCGATGTGCTGGAACGAGCAATTGGTCTCGTGGGCGCGGATTATGGTGCCCTGGGCGTACTCGATCAGAGCGGCAAACGTATATCTCTAGCGTCATTCAAATCCGCGGAAGGCATCAAGCTCGGCAAGATCCTGAAGATGATCGAGCAGCACAATAAATCGCTTGACGTAGATTCGTTTTCCGCGCTCGGCGAACTACTGCGCGATGGCAAAACGCTGCGCTTGGTCGATTCACAGCTGCCGTTTGCGATCCGGCTGTTCTTTAACACACAACTGGGCGGAAAGGCGGCATTGGTCACGCCGGTGCATGTCGCCGGAAAGGCATTCGGGCTGCTTGGATTTGTTTGGAGCAAGGAAAGTTCGTTTGCTGACCATGACGTGGCCCTTGTCGAGGGAATTGCAGACCAGATCGGAACAGCTCTTGAGCGTGATCAATTGTCGGCTGAGGTGATGCGGCTCAAGAGCGAATTGCATCAACGGCAGAGCGAAATAGTTGGTCAGGCGCCGTCGATCCGACGTGCGATCGAATTAGGATTGAACGTTGCTGATACCAACACGACCGTTTTGATCACAGGCGAATCGGGAACAGGCAAAGAGCTGATCGCAAACCTGATACATTACAATTCAGGTCGCGAAAATCGGCCCTACATCAAGATCAATTGCGGGGCGATACCCGAAACACTGCTTGAGTCAGAGCTGTTTGGCCATGAAAAAGGTGCATTTACCGATGCACGTTCGCAGCGGCAGGGCCGTTTTGAAGAAGCGAACGGAGGCACGCTCTTTCTCGATGAGATCGGTGAAATGTCCCTGCAGGCTCAGGTTCGGCTTCTTCGCGTACTGCAGGATGGTGAGTTTACGCGGGTCGGCGGCAAACAACTGCTAAAGACCGATGTTCGCGTCATTGCAGCGACAAATTCGGACCTCGAAAAGGCGATCGAGGAAGGCGCGTTTCGCAAAGACCTATTTTATCGACTGTCAGTATTTCCCATCTCACTCCCGGCTTTGCGTGAACGTTCGGAGGATGTTCACCTGCTTGTATTTCACTTTCTTGAAAGCTATAAACAAAAATCAGGCCGGTTCATTTCTGGGATCTCGAAAGAAGCGATGCGGGCACTCGTAAATTATGAGTGGCCAGGCAATGTGCGCGAACTCGAGAATGCGATCGAGCGCGCCGTCATTATCGCCTCCGGGCGGCAGATCGAACTCAGTGATCTACCCGAGGCTATCAGCCGTACGGCAGCCGGGGCGATGGCATTTGTAAGGCAGGAACGTGCGACCGCTGCGGGCGAAGGCCGGGCGTTTGGGATCGAGATCGAAATGCCTTCAACGTTTGACGAGATCGAAAAGCAGGTCATCGAGGCGACTCTTGATTACACCGGCGGCGACAAGTCGCATGCCGCCCGCTTGTTAAATATCGGCCGTAAGACGCTATATCGAAAGCTCGGCGAATACGAGATCGAAAACCAATAA